The Acidianus infernus genome window below encodes:
- a CDS encoding acetyl ornithine aminotransferase family protein, whose amino-acid sequence MMNPKKVIRETEKYLATTTRDPETYPIILDRGEGVWLYDIEGNKYLDFTSGIGVNNLGWPSHPEVIKTAIAQMAKLAHAAGNDFYNLPQLELARKLAICSPGNFEKKVFFSNSGTEAVEASIKLVKRRERKYLISFIGAFHGRTFGSVSLTASKPIQKAEVGPFLPVIYVPYPNPFKNPWHINGYEDPNSLIDRVIEYIEDYIFAHVVPPEEIGGIFFEPIQGEGGYVVPPRGFFQALQRLARKYGIYLIDDEVQMGMGRTGKLFAIENFNAEPDVITLAKALGGGLVPIGATIFRAELDFKPGMHSNTFGGNALACAIGSKVIEITKDLLPHVNEVGKIFRDELSTMDVDDVRGMGLAWGIEFGRIYNRKIRDTVIQEAARRGLLLLPAGEGAIRIIPPLIISGEEAKKGLAILKKVISDATKLT is encoded by the coding sequence ATGATGAACCCTAAAAAAGTTATTAGAGAGACAGAAAAATACCTTGCTACAACAACTAGAGATCCAGAAACTTATCCAATAATACTCGACAGAGGAGAAGGAGTTTGGTTATATGACATTGAAGGAAATAAATACCTAGACTTTACTTCGGGAATTGGAGTTAATAATTTGGGTTGGCCGTCTCACCCTGAAGTAATAAAAACTGCAATAGCCCAAATGGCAAAGTTAGCCCATGCTGCAGGTAATGATTTTTATAACTTACCGCAACTTGAATTGGCAAGAAAATTAGCAATATGCTCTCCAGGGAATTTTGAAAAGAAAGTATTCTTCTCTAATAGCGGTACTGAAGCAGTTGAAGCTTCGATAAAATTAGTAAAAAGGAGAGAAAGAAAATATTTAATATCCTTCATTGGAGCTTTCCATGGTAGAACTTTTGGTTCCGTCTCACTTACAGCAAGTAAGCCAATACAAAAAGCAGAAGTAGGGCCATTCTTACCAGTAATATATGTGCCTTACCCTAATCCGTTTAAGAATCCGTGGCATATTAATGGTTATGAGGATCCTAACTCATTAATAGACAGAGTAATAGAATATATCGAGGATTACATTTTTGCCCACGTAGTCCCACCAGAAGAGATAGGAGGCATATTCTTCGAGCCTATACAAGGAGAAGGAGGTTACGTAGTCCCACCAAGAGGTTTCTTTCAAGCATTGCAAAGGTTAGCAAGAAAATACGGAATATATTTGATAGACGATGAAGTACAAATGGGAATGGGAAGAACAGGAAAACTTTTCGCAATAGAGAACTTTAACGCGGAACCAGATGTAATAACCTTAGCGAAGGCTTTAGGTGGCGGACTGGTTCCAATAGGTGCTACCATATTTAGGGCAGAGTTGGACTTTAAACCTGGAATGCATAGTAATACCTTTGGAGGTAATGCCTTAGCATGTGCAATAGGCTCAAAGGTCATAGAAATTACTAAGGATTTATTACCGCATGTAAATGAAGTAGGGAAAATATTTAGAGATGAGCTATCTACGATGGACGTAGATGACGTAAGAGGAATGGGTTTAGCTTGGGGAATAGAATTCGGTAGAATATACAATAGAAAAATAAGGGATACGGTAATTCAGGAGGCAGCTAGAAGAGGACTACTACTATTGCCTGCAGGAGAAGGAGCAATCAGAATAATTCCTCCCTTAATAATAAGTGGCGAGGAAGCAAAGAAAGGCTTAGCAATATTAAAGAAAGTTATTAGTGATGCCACAAAATTGACTTAG
- the wrbA gene encoding NAD(P)H:quinone oxidoreductase, which produces MVNILVLFYGYGSIVDLAKEIAKGAEEEGAETRIRKVRETLYPELIQQFHIPVDNTKDIPEVTLDDLKWADGIAIGSPTRYGNMAGGMKTFLDSTAPLWRNGDLYGKPVTFFTEASTVHGGHETTILTMSTYAYHFGMIIVTLGYGIPEISKSTTGGSPYGASHLGSKKELDEDEIKIARFQGKRLAQVAKKLLS; this is translated from the coding sequence ATGGTAAATATTTTAGTTCTCTTCTACGGCTACGGGAGTATTGTAGATTTGGCAAAAGAAATAGCAAAAGGAGCTGAAGAAGAAGGTGCAGAAACAAGGATAAGGAAAGTTAGAGAAACGCTGTACCCAGAATTAATACAACAATTTCATATCCCAGTTGATAACACTAAGGATATTCCAGAAGTTACATTGGATGATTTAAAATGGGCAGATGGAATAGCAATAGGTTCTCCAACTAGATACGGAAACATGGCAGGTGGAATGAAGACTTTCTTAGATTCAACCGCACCTCTATGGAGAAATGGAGACTTATATGGCAAGCCTGTAACGTTCTTCACCGAGGCATCAACAGTTCACGGAGGCCACGAAACTACGATCCTTACCATGAGCACATATGCATATCACTTTGGTATGATAATAGTGACTTTAGGTTACGGAATTCCAGAAATTTCAAAATCAACAACTGGAGGAAGTCCTTACGGGGCATCACATCTAGGCTCAAAAAAGGAGTTAGATGAAGACGAAATAAAGATAGCAAGATTTCAAGGTAAAAGGTTAGCACAAGTAGCTAAAAAGCTATTAAGTTAA
- a CDS encoding MmgE/PrpD family protein, with the protein MELAELLAEYSTSISYEDLGEEEIHEAKRRIIDSLGVAKASINSKPAEIIRRLDIKGNYPMIGYKKGSPDYASFYNTFLIRYLDFNDTYLSKEPLHPSDIIGGILTLGEKGRDIILSIVIGYEVGTRLCDSASLRLRGFDHVNFTQIASAVALSKLLNLNKEQTINAISMTVIPHVALRQSRVGKLSMWKAGATAEAIRNSVFAVLLAKEGFTGPEKPFSGEKGFKLIAELDYSPFERMGTRKILQTSIKKYPVEYHAQALVEAILNLKYEGEIKKIIVETYEAGKSILADEEKWNPETKETADHSIPFITATTLMLRKMWLENYSLIGDEKVKELMKKVEVVENPEYTKVYPRELPTKITIITDKGKFENEVRSPRGYYNNPMSDEEVEEKALKLGLTREVINKIWNLENENEVDKIVGSI; encoded by the coding sequence ATGGAACTAGCTGAATTATTAGCTGAATACTCAACTTCAATATCTTATGAAGATCTAGGCGAAGAAGAAATACATGAAGCCAAAAGGAGAATAATAGACTCTTTAGGGGTAGCAAAAGCATCAATAAACTCTAAACCCGCGGAAATAATAAGAAGACTGGATATAAAAGGAAATTACCCAATGATAGGTTACAAGAAAGGATCTCCAGATTACGCTTCATTTTATAATACTTTCTTAATAAGATATCTAGATTTTAACGATACATACTTGTCAAAGGAACCATTACATCCTAGCGATATCATTGGAGGAATACTAACATTGGGAGAGAAAGGGAGAGATATAATACTATCAATCGTAATAGGTTATGAAGTCGGGACAAGGTTATGTGACTCCGCATCACTAAGATTAAGGGGTTTCGATCACGTAAACTTTACACAAATAGCAAGTGCAGTAGCATTAAGTAAACTGCTTAACCTTAACAAAGAACAAACAATTAACGCAATTTCCATGACTGTAATCCCCCATGTAGCATTGAGGCAAAGTAGAGTAGGAAAATTATCGATGTGGAAGGCAGGAGCTACAGCTGAAGCAATAAGAAATTCAGTTTTCGCAGTCTTATTAGCAAAGGAAGGTTTTACCGGACCGGAAAAGCCATTCTCTGGAGAAAAAGGATTTAAATTAATAGCCGAGTTAGATTATTCGCCATTTGAAAGGATGGGAACTAGGAAAATACTCCAGACGAGTATTAAAAAATATCCTGTCGAATATCATGCACAAGCCTTAGTAGAGGCAATACTTAATCTGAAGTATGAAGGTGAAATTAAGAAAATAATTGTAGAAACTTACGAGGCAGGTAAGAGCATTTTAGCAGATGAAGAAAAGTGGAATCCCGAAACCAAAGAAACTGCAGATCACAGTATACCTTTCATAACTGCTACAACGCTAATGCTAAGAAAAATGTGGCTCGAAAATTACTCGTTAATAGGAGACGAGAAGGTTAAAGAGTTAATGAAGAAAGTTGAGGTAGTCGAAAACCCAGAATACACAAAGGTTTATCCTAGGGAATTGCCTACAAAAATTACCATAATAACTGATAAAGGAAAGTTCGAGAACGAGGTTAGGTCCCCGAGAGGTTACTATAATAATCCCATGTCAGATGAAGAGGTGGAGGAAAAGGCGTTGAAACTTGGACTAACAAGGGAAGTAATAAATAAAATTTGGAATTTAGAAAATGAAAATGAGGTAGACAAAATTGTCGGAAGTATTTAG
- the prpB gene encoding methylisocitrate lyase — MSEVFRKEKFLIIPGVFNPFTALLAEKVGFRAIYLSGGALTSSLGLPDIGIISLEELANEVRKIREVTQIPMIVDADTGFGEAINVYRTVRVLEKAGANAIQIEDQKMPKKCGHLDGKEVVERSVMVSKIKAALEARKDALIIARVDSNDVFGLEDAIERAKEYVEAGADIIFPEALHSKEEFAKFAKEVKAPLLANMTEFGKTPLITAKEFEELGYKYVIFPVTIFRVAAKAMKEALEVLLNEGTQKSLIDKMMTRKEQYEIINYDFYDKLDKKLAKLL, encoded by the coding sequence TTGTCGGAAGTATTTAGAAAGGAAAAATTCCTTATAATTCCAGGGGTTTTTAATCCATTTACAGCATTACTTGCAGAAAAAGTAGGTTTTAGGGCTATATATTTATCTGGAGGAGCGCTAACTTCGTCTTTAGGTCTGCCTGATATAGGTATAATCAGCCTTGAGGAACTCGCCAACGAAGTTAGGAAAATTAGAGAAGTAACCCAAATACCAATGATAGTTGATGCAGACACGGGCTTCGGAGAAGCAATAAACGTCTATAGGACGGTAAGAGTATTGGAAAAAGCTGGAGCTAACGCTATACAAATAGAAGATCAAAAAATGCCTAAAAAATGCGGTCATTTAGACGGAAAGGAAGTAGTTGAAAGGAGTGTAATGGTGTCAAAAATAAAGGCAGCTCTGGAGGCTAGGAAAGACGCATTAATAATAGCTAGAGTAGATTCAAACGACGTCTTCGGTTTAGAAGATGCAATAGAAAGAGCTAAAGAATACGTAGAAGCAGGAGCCGACATAATATTTCCAGAGGCTTTACATTCAAAGGAGGAGTTCGCAAAATTTGCCAAAGAAGTTAAGGCACCACTTTTAGCTAACATGACTGAGTTCGGAAAGACTCCTCTAATAACCGCCAAAGAGTTTGAAGAATTAGGCTATAAATACGTTATCTTTCCAGTAACAATCTTTAGAGTAGCTGCAAAGGCGATGAAGGAGGCACTAGAAGTTCTACTAAATGAAGGCACTCAAAAGTCTTTAATAGATAAGATGATGACGAGAAAAGAGCAATACGAGATAATTAATTATGATTTCTATGATAAATTAGACAAAAAATTAGCGAAACTTTTATAA
- the gltA gene encoding citrate synthase → MIQISRGLENVIIKETSLTYIDGEKGVLRYRGYNIEDLAENCEYEEVVHLMLFGELPNAKQLQEVKEKINQSYEVPLEVLEAMQKLPRDADPISLMETAFSIMSIWGKRINRLTALDIIAKASTIVSNVYRIKEGLKTKIPEPSESYAKSFLEATFFKKPSADEVKAMNTALILYTDHEVPASTTAALVSASTLTDIYSCITSALSALKGPLHGGAAEEAFKQFVEIGSPDNVEKWFEENIIKSKKRLMGFGHRVYKTYDPRAKIFKKMAYSLAKEESKKYLQIAEKLEELGVRYFSQKKIYPNTDFYSGIVFYSLGFPIYMFTSLFALSRILGWLAHVIEYLENQPAIIWPRALYVGPEKRDFIPLSQRG, encoded by the coding sequence ATGATCCAAATAAGTAGGGGACTGGAGAATGTAATAATAAAGGAAACTTCATTAACCTACATAGACGGAGAAAAAGGAGTACTTAGGTATAGAGGGTATAATATAGAAGACCTTGCAGAAAATTGTGAATACGAAGAAGTAGTTCATCTAATGTTATTCGGAGAACTGCCAAACGCTAAGCAATTACAAGAAGTAAAGGAGAAAATTAACCAAAGTTACGAAGTACCTCTCGAAGTTCTTGAAGCAATGCAAAAGCTACCAAGAGATGCAGACCCAATAAGCCTAATGGAGACGGCTTTTAGTATAATGAGCATTTGGGGTAAAAGAATAAATAGACTAACAGCACTTGATATAATTGCCAAGGCTTCAACCATAGTCTCTAACGTATATAGGATAAAGGAAGGGTTAAAAACAAAAATTCCAGAACCATCTGAAAGTTATGCAAAGAGCTTTCTAGAGGCAACTTTCTTCAAAAAGCCTTCAGCGGACGAGGTAAAGGCAATGAACACTGCACTAATACTTTATACAGACCACGAAGTACCTGCATCAACTACTGCAGCACTAGTTTCTGCATCAACTTTAACAGATATTTATTCCTGCATAACCTCTGCACTTTCCGCACTAAAAGGTCCTTTACACGGAGGAGCAGCTGAAGAGGCTTTCAAGCAGTTTGTGGAAATAGGTAGTCCGGATAACGTGGAAAAATGGTTTGAGGAGAACATTATAAAAAGTAAAAAGAGACTAATGGGTTTTGGGCATAGAGTTTACAAGACTTACGATCCTAGGGCAAAAATATTCAAAAAGATGGCTTATTCACTAGCTAAGGAGGAGAGTAAAAAATACTTACAAATAGCGGAAAAGCTTGAGGAACTAGGAGTAAGATATTTCTCACAAAAGAAAATATATCCGAATACAGACTTCTACTCTGGGATTGTCTTCTATTCACTAGGTTTTCCGATTTACATGTTTACCTCACTTTTCGCTTTGTCCAGAATACTGGGTTGGTTAGCTCACGTAATAGAATACTTAGAAAATCAACCTGCAATAATCTGGCCCAGGGCTTTATACGTCGGACCAGAAAAAAGAGATTTTATACCTTTATCACAGAGAGGATAA